One Salvelinus namaycush isolate Seneca unplaced genomic scaffold, SaNama_1.0 Scaffold403, whole genome shotgun sequence genomic region harbors:
- the LOC120041083 gene encoding nocturnin-like isoform X2, with protein MMETMVCPMGSGASRLYSSLVNNSTTTTPLAHHQDPQHPSSSQGCHSPPEHPADPLELLRECEEALRDRPPRLLRAFISPGEGEVDREEVDNSATQRTIRVMQWNILAQALGEGMDSFVNCPLEALNWAERKYLILEEILTYRPHILCLQEVDHYYDTFQPILAGLGYRGNFCPKPWSPCLDVEGNNGPDGCALFYDEARFDLVDSVNVRLCAVLIPTNQVAVVTTLRCRVTGRRLCVAVTHLKARSGWECLRSAQGSDLLRNLTTLTQSPGGPSGPTGIAPDTPLLVCGDFNAVPSEDVYQRFASSPLILDSAYKRLSRDGLSEPAYTTWKIRPTGECCTTLDYIWYSREAFSVDAVLDMPTEEQIGPNRLPSYNYPSDHLSLVCDFSFKKQEEDHMDTFD; from the exons ATGATGGAAACTATGG tCTGTCCAATGGGCAGTGGTGCCAGTAGACTCTACAGCTCCCTAGTCAACAACAGCACCACTACCACCCCGCTGGCCCATCACCAGGACCCCCAGCACCCCTCCTCCTCACAGGGGTGTCACTCTCCCCCGGAGCACCCCGCGGACCCCCTGGAGCTGCTGAGGGAGTGTGAGGAGGCTCTACGGGACAGGCCTCCTCGCCTCCTCAGAGCCTTCATCTCCCccggggagggagaggtggacagGGAGGAAGTGGACAACAGTGCCACCCAGAGGACCATCAGGGTTATGCAGTGGAACATACTGGCTCAAg CTCTAGGTGAAGGGATGGACAGTTTCGTCAACTGTCCCCTGGAAGCCCTGAACTGGGCGGAGCGTAAATACCTCATCCTAGAAGAGATCCTCACCTACCGACCTCACATCCTGTGTCTACAGGAAGTCGACCACTACTACGACACCTTCCAGCCAATCCTGGCCGGCCTGGGTTACCGCGGCAACTTCTGCCCCAAGCCCTGGTCTCCATGTTTGGATGTGGAGGGCAACAACGGACCGGATGGGTGTGCTCTGTTCTATGATGAAGCCCGGTTTGACTTGGTGGATAGTGTGAATGTCCGGCTGTGTGCTGTTTTAATACCCACCAACCAG GTGGCGGTCGTCACGACGCTGCGGTGCAGGGTGACAGGCCGGCGGCTGTGTGTTGCCGTGACGCACCTCAAAGCCCGGAGCGGCTGGGAATGTCTCCGTAGTGCCCAGGGTTCCGACCTTCTCCGGAACCTCACCACCCTCACCCAATCACCAGGGGGTCCTTCGGGTCCCACAGGCATCGCCCCAGACACCCCTCTCCTTGTCTGCGGGGACTTTAACGCTGTGCCTTCTGAGGACGTCTACCAACGTTTCGCCTCGTCACCGTTGATCCTTGACTCGGCCTATAAACGGTTAAGCCGGGACGGGCTTTCGGAACCGGCCTACACCACGTGGAAGATCCGGCCGACGGGAGAATGTTGTACCACATTGGATTATATCTGGTACTCTAGAGAAGCGTTCAGTGTGGACGCCGTGTTGGATATGCCTACAGAGGAACAGATTGGCCCTAACAGGCTTCCGTCGTACAACTACCCCTCCGATCACCTCTCGCTGGTGTGTGACTTCAGCTTTAAAAAGCAGGAGGAGGATCACATGGACACTTTTGATTGA
- the LOC120041083 gene encoding nocturnin-like isoform X3, protein MGSGASRLYSSLVNNSTTTTPLAHHQDPQHPSSSQGCHSPPEHPADPLELLRECEEALRDRPPRLLRAFISPGEGEVDREEVDNSATQRTIRVMQWNILAQALGEGMDSFVNCPLEALNWAERKYLILEEILTYRPHILCLQEVDHYYDTFQPILAGLGYRGNFCPKPWSPCLDVEGNNGPDGCALFYDEARFDLVDSVNVRLCAVLIPTNQVAVVTTLRCRVTGRRLCVAVTHLKARSGWECLRSAQGSDLLRNLTTLTQSPGGPSGPTGIAPDTPLLVCGDFNAVPSEDVYQRFASSPLILDSAYKRLSRDGLSEPAYTTWKIRPTGECCTTLDYIWYSREAFSVDAVLDMPTEEQIGPNRLPSYNYPSDHLSLVCDFSFKKQEEDHMDTFD, encoded by the exons ATGGGCAGTGGTGCCAGTAGACTCTACAGCTCCCTAGTCAACAACAGCACCACTACCACCCCGCTGGCCCATCACCAGGACCCCCAGCACCCCTCCTCCTCACAGGGGTGTCACTCTCCCCCGGAGCACCCCGCGGACCCCCTGGAGCTGCTGAGGGAGTGTGAGGAGGCTCTACGGGACAGGCCTCCTCGCCTCCTCAGAGCCTTCATCTCCCccggggagggagaggtggacagGGAGGAAGTGGACAACAGTGCCACCCAGAGGACCATCAGGGTTATGCAGTGGAACATACTGGCTCAAg CTCTAGGTGAAGGGATGGACAGTTTCGTCAACTGTCCCCTGGAAGCCCTGAACTGGGCGGAGCGTAAATACCTCATCCTAGAAGAGATCCTCACCTACCGACCTCACATCCTGTGTCTACAGGAAGTCGACCACTACTACGACACCTTCCAGCCAATCCTGGCCGGCCTGGGTTACCGCGGCAACTTCTGCCCCAAGCCCTGGTCTCCATGTTTGGATGTGGAGGGCAACAACGGACCGGATGGGTGTGCTCTGTTCTATGATGAAGCCCGGTTTGACTTGGTGGATAGTGTGAATGTCCGGCTGTGTGCTGTTTTAATACCCACCAACCAG GTGGCGGTCGTCACGACGCTGCGGTGCAGGGTGACAGGCCGGCGGCTGTGTGTTGCCGTGACGCACCTCAAAGCCCGGAGCGGCTGGGAATGTCTCCGTAGTGCCCAGGGTTCCGACCTTCTCCGGAACCTCACCACCCTCACCCAATCACCAGGGGGTCCTTCGGGTCCCACAGGCATCGCCCCAGACACCCCTCTCCTTGTCTGCGGGGACTTTAACGCTGTGCCTTCTGAGGACGTCTACCAACGTTTCGCCTCGTCACCGTTGATCCTTGACTCGGCCTATAAACGGTTAAGCCGGGACGGGCTTTCGGAACCGGCCTACACCACGTGGAAGATCCGGCCGACGGGAGAATGTTGTACCACATTGGATTATATCTGGTACTCTAGAGAAGCGTTCAGTGTGGACGCCGTGTTGGATATGCCTACAGAGGAACAGATTGGCCCTAACAGGCTTCCGTCGTACAACTACCCCTCCGATCACCTCTCGCTGGTGTGTGACTTCAGCTTTAAAAAGCAGGAGGAGGATCACATGGACACTTTTGATTGA